A genomic region of Papaver somniferum cultivar HN1 chromosome 7, ASM357369v1, whole genome shotgun sequence contains the following coding sequences:
- the LOC113298992 gene encoding probable pectinesterase/pectinesterase inhibitor 34: MGYGRLGCSESFRSIASLSTDPMPNQTSSSSNPSRKKRRIVLLSILSIFLLVGCGISAVLLAHTRKGSNSSEAKVRRQPTQAISKTCSKTRYPDLCVNSLLDFPGSLSAGERDLVHITVNMTLSHVGNALSGASEIINLDMNKRIRSAYDDCLELLDDSVEQLSRSLYHVSPVSRTSTLSNDDDDQPASSEDVMTWLSAALTNHDTCTEGLEDVNGNVKDVMSGHLKDLGELVSNSLAIFYDSKADDDFSGIPIQNRRKLLMSQSSSSAEENGFPAWVSTRERKLLDAPISALQADIVVSKYSNGSDGAYKTITAAIKAAPQKSNRRTIIYIRAGRYEEKYLKVGKKKKNLMFIGDGKGRTIISGGKSVLDGLTTFHTASFAATGTGFIARDMTFENYAGPEKHQAVALRVGADHAVVYRCNIIGYQDSLYVHSQRQFYRECDIYGTVDFIFGNAAVVLQNCNIYARKPMPHQKNTITAQNRKDPNQNTGISIHNCKIVATPDLKAAQVNHSTYLGRPWKMYSRTVYLLSYMGDHIHPNGWLEWNDTFALDTLYYGEYMNYGPGAGVGSRVQWSGYRVITSAVEAAKFTVARFIYGSSWLPATGVAFVAGLLV; encoded by the exons ATGGGATATGGCAGGCTCGGATGTTCCGAGTCATTCAGGTCAATTGCTTCATTATCAACTGATCCAATGCCAAAtcaaacttcatcatcatcaaatccaTCAAGAAAAAAACGTAGAATAGTTCTACTCTCAATCCTATCCATCTTCTTGCTAGTTGGTTGTGGAATttcagctgttcttcttgctcATACCCGGAAAGGGTCAAATTCATCGGAAGCTAAGGTTCGGAGACAGCCCACACAAGCAATCTCAAAAACTTGTAGTAAAACTCGTTATCCAGATCTCTGTGTCAACTCACTACTGGATTTTCCTGGTTCGTTGAGTGCAGGAGAACGGGACCTGGTTCATATAACAGTAAATATGACTCTTTCGCATGTCGGTAATGCATTATCGGGCGCTTCAGAAATCATCAACTTGGATATGAATAAACGAATAAGATCAGCATATGATGACTGTTTAGAGCTATTAGATGATTCTGTAGAACAACTTTCACGTTCGTTATATCACGTCAGTCCAGTATCAAGAACATCTACGTTatccaatgatgatgatgatcagccAGCATCATCTGAAGATGTCATGACATGGCTCAGCGCTGCTCTAACAAATCACGACACGTGCACAGAGGGACTTGAAGATGTAAATGGGAATGTTAAAGATGTGATGTCGGGACAtttgaaagatcttggtgaattAGTAAGTAATTCTTTGGCAATTTTTTATGATTCCAAAGCTGATGACGATTTTTCTGGTATTCCTATACAAAACCGAAGAAAATTATTAATGAGCCAGAGTAGTTCCTCAGCAGAAGAAAATGGTTTTCCAGCATGGGTTTCCACTAGGGAAAGAAAGTTATTAGATGCGCCGATATCAGCGTTACAAGCCGATATTGTTGTATCAAAATACAGTAACGGAAGTGATGGTGCCTATAAAACTATTACAGCAGCAATTAAAGCAGCTCCACAAAAGAGTAATCGACGTACGATTATCTACATAAGGGCAGGAAG GTACGAAGAAAAGTACCTCAAAgtaggaaagaaaaagaagaatttgatgttcATCGGAGATGGAAAGGGTAGGACAATCATTTCCGGTGGGAAAAGCGTTCTGGACGGCCTTACGACATTCCATACTGCTTCATTCG CTGCAACTGGAACTGGATTTATTGCAAGAGATATGACATTTGAGAACTATGCTGGACCAGAAAAACATCAAGCAGTAGCCCTAAGAGTAGGAGCAGATCATGCCGTTGTATACCGGTGTAACATAATTGGATATCAAGATAGTTTATACGTGCATTCACAGCGACAATTCTACCGCGAATGTGATATATACGGCACAGTTGATTTCATTTTTGGTAACGCTGCCGTAGTTCTTCAAAATTGCAATATCTATGCTCGTAAACCCATGCCCCACCAGAAAAACACAATTACAGCGCAAAACAGGAAAGACCCGAACCAAAATACAGGAATTTCGATCCACAATTGCAAAATCGTGGCCACTCCAGATCTCAAAGCAGCACAGGTGAACCATTCAACGTATCTTGGTCGACCGTGGAAAATGTATTCAAGAACTGTTTACTTGTTATCATACATGGGCGATCACATCCATCCAAATGGATGGTTAGAATGGAACGATACATTTGCACTTGATACATTGTACTATGGGGAGTATATGAATTATGGTCCGGGTGCAGGTGTTGGATCACGGGTCCAATGGAGTGGGTACCGAGTTATAACTTCAGCTGTGGAAGCAGCTAAGTTTACTGTCGCCAGATTTATATATGGATCTTCTTGGTTACCAGCAACTGGAGTTGCTTTTGTTGCAGGATTATTGGTTTAA